Below is a window of Candidatus Woesearchaeota archaeon DNA.
TTTTTCAAGTATCTATCAAACCCCTTTTTAATGTCTTATAATATTTATAAGATTATAATATTTAAAGGTTTGCATTAATAATTCCAAAAAACTAATAAGAGTAGAATGTAAGGAATTATATTTGAATAAATCACTCTCAAGATTAATCTTATTCCTCAAAAATAAGCCCGTTAAATCATTAATTAAATAACCAATATAAATCTATTTTGATATGCTTATTATAAATAAAAAGAGATATTTTAAAATTGTTTTAATGATTGTTTCGCCTCTTTAGGATGCATGCCTAAAGTAATTCCAAATGCGATTAAATCGTGCGCTGCGCGCATTTCATAAGGAAATCTTGCGAAAGAAGCAATTAACATTTTTAGGCTATATTTTCTACAAATTTGAATATTTTGTGACATCCTCCCTAAAAAATTAACTCTTAATCCTTTGTTTGATTTTAACAATAAATTAAAATTGAATCCTACAACTTTTTTTTTCTTTTCAATAATTTTTGCAAGCACCTGGTTTAACCCAGACCTTTTTGAGTGAGTTAAATCCTTTTTTGAGTCTGTCTCTAAATTAAAAATAATCTCAAACTGCCCTTTTTCTATTACATGTCTGTTGTTTTCTGAAGATTCAACTAATATTATTTTTGAAAGTTGCCGGGCTTTTTGAATTTCACAGGATTTGCACAAGATTGCAGAATATGTCCCTTCTAACTTTAAATCTTGAAATTCTTTTAATGAATAAATAAAACATAATTTGTTAAAGCCTAATTGTTCAGACATATATATAAATTCTTTTTCATTTTTATTTGGAAATACAAAGTCAATCATTTTTCAAATTATAAATTATTTGGCAGGTTTTACAAATATTTTGTGATGTGGGCTCTCCACATTTTTTACAAGTTTCTATATCCTTCTCTATTTTATAAACTTTTTTAAGAACCGGCAAAATTCTTAGAAAAGAATCAATTATATTTTCTCTAACTTGAGGGTTAATTATTTCCAGACTAGATAATACTTCTTTCATGCTCCTTCTTAAAGAATCATAGCTGCAGGGGCATTCTCCATATTTTACAGGAAATTTTTGAATTTTGGAATATTTTTCAATGTCCGTTTCTCTTATAAAATATAAAGGTTTGACCCTTTGAACAAATTTTTCACTCTGAACAACGCCAGTTATGGGTCCAAGTCTTGCGCTAACAGAAAAATCCCCCCTAAGTAGATTCATCATAAATACCTGGGCCTCATCATCAAGATTATGCCCCAAAACTAATTTGTTTGCGCCAAGTTTCCGAGAATATTTATTTAATAGATATCTCCTCAATACCCCGCAAATAGTGCATGATTTAAGATTTATTCCTTTTGATTTTAAAATAGATCTAATATAACATAATGAATAACCAAATTCGTCCCTTAAAGAAATATGGTGCAATTTAATGTCCATTTCTTCACAAAAACTAACAAGGTTTTCTAAACTTTGTTTGCTATAATTCCCTATGAATGAATTGATAGTTATGGCTTCAAAATCATATCCTAATTTCTTTAACACATAAAGCATAACAGTAGAATCTTTTCCGCCGGATGCAGCTACTAAAATCTTGTCTTTTTTATTAAATAAAATATATTTGTCAATTGTTTTTTTAATTTTTTTTTCTATTTTATTAGTAAATTTTAATTCTGTTTTAGTTAATTTTTGCATTTTTTTGTTTATAATCTTTTAATGCTGATTTTAATGCTTCTTCGCCAAGGACTGAACAATGAACCTTTAATGCCGGAACTTCGCCAACATAATTTAAGATGTCTTGATTTGTCAACTTTTCTGCTTCTTCAATAGATTTATCTTTAGCAATTCGGCATAATGCTTCAGATGAAGCAATAGCAGCTACGCAACCAAATGTTAAAAATTTAATCTCTTTTATTTTATCATTTTCTATTTTTAAACTTACTTTCATTACGTCGCCACATTTCATGTTGCCGACTTCGCCGATTCCTGAAGCGTTCTCTACTTCTCCAGTATGTTGCGGGTTTCTAAAAAGTTCAATTAGTTTTTCATTGTAGTTCAACATTTTAATCACCTTAAAGGTATTTGTAATTTGTAAATTAATTTATTCCGCCTGAACAGGACTCATTTTTCTTAATTTTTCAATAACTTCTTTAACTGAATATATCACATAATCTACTTCTTCTTCAGTTGTATTTTTACTTAATGTAAATCTTATGGCGCCATGCGCAATTTCATGTTTTAAACCTATTGCAAGTAAAACATGGCTTGGTTCTAAAGAATGTGAAGAACATGCAGAACCTGTTGAAACCGCAATGCCTTTTTGATCTAAACTAAATAATATCCCTTCTCCCTCTACAAATTTAAATGAAATGTTAACATTATTTGCTAACCTTTTTTGAGGGTGTCCATTAAGTTTAGTATGGGGTATTTTTAATAGTTCAGCTGTTAATTTATTGCTTAA
It encodes the following:
- a CDS encoding iron-sulfur cluster assembly scaffold protein — protein: MNYNEKLIELFRNPQHTGEVENASGIGEVGNMKCGDVMKVSLKIENDKIKEIKFLTFGCVAAIASSEALCRIAKDKSIEEAEKLTNQDILNYVGEVPALKVHCSVLGEEALKSALKDYKQKNAKIN
- a CDS encoding TIGR00269 family protein, whose translation is MQKLTKTELKFTNKIEKKIKKTIDKYILFNKKDKILVAASGGKDSTVMLYVLKKLGYDFEAITINSFIGNYSKQSLENLVSFCEEMDIKLHHISLRDEFGYSLCYIRSILKSKGINLKSCTICGVLRRYLLNKYSRKLGANKLVLGHNLDDEAQVFMMNLLRGDFSVSARLGPITGVVQSEKFVQRVKPLYFIRETDIEKYSKIQKFPVKYGECPCSYDSLRRSMKEVLSSLEIINPQVRENIIDSFLRILPVLKKVYKIEKDIETCKKCGEPTSQNICKTCQIIYNLKND